The Cervus canadensis isolate Bull #8, Minnesota chromosome X, ASM1932006v1, whole genome shotgun sequence genome contains a region encoding:
- the ZCCHC12 gene encoding zinc finger CCHC domain-containing protein 12: MTSIIARVGNSQRQNAPLPPWAHSMLRSLERSLGPLMAILAERNLKLFSGRVVPAQGEETFENWLIQVNEVLPDWNMSEEEKLRRLIKTLRGPAREVMLLLQAANPNLSVADFLHAMKLVFGESESSVTAHSKFFNTLQAQGEKASLYVIRLEVQLQNAIQAGIIAQKDANQSRLHQFLLGAELNGDLRFRLKNLLRMYANEQERLPTFLELIRMIREEEDWDDTFIKQKRAKRSESVVARATSPVALGGSPPIVIDNKDCNVIEIDDTPDDSDEDVILVEESQDLPLSFSDSPPPRCRARPQDQVLIIDSPNNSQPPSPCTSGGSGYKNDGPGNMRRTRKRKHTICCSYCGEEGHSKESCDNESNKAQMFENLIITLQELAHSEERSREAPVEPSDPFELQ; encoded by the coding sequence ATGACTAGCATCATTGCGCGCGTGGGTAACAGCCAGCGGCAAAACGCACCCTTGCCACCTTGGGCCCATTCTATGCTAAGGTCTCTGGAGAGGAGTCTTGGTCCTTTAATGGCCATCCTGGCAGAGAGAAACCTGAAATTGTTCTCGGGGAGGGTGGTGCCAGCCCAGGGGGAAGAAACCTTTGAGAACTGGCTGATCCAAGTCAATGAGGTCTTGCCAGATTGGAATATGTCTGAAGAGGAAAAGCTCAGGCGCTTGATTAAAACCCTGAGGGGCCCCGCACGGGAGGTGATGCTTTTGCTGCAGGCGGCCAACCCCAACCTCAGCGTGGCAGATTTCTTGCACGCCATGAAATTGGTGTTTGGGGAGTCTGAAAGCAGTGTGACTGCTCATAGTAAATTTTTTAACACCCTGCAGGCGCAAGGGGAGAAAGCCTCCCTTTATGTGATCCGTTTAGAGGTGCAGCTCCAGAATGCTATTCAGGCAGGGATCATAGCTCAGAAAGACGCCAACCAGTCTCGCCTGCACCAGTTCCTTTTAGGGGCCGAGCTGAATGGGGACCTGCGCTTCAGGCTGAAGAATCTTCTCAGGATGTATGCAAATGAGCAGGAGCGTCTCCCCACTTTCCTGGAGTTAATCAGGATGATAAGGGAGGAAGAGGATTGGGATGACACTTTCATTAAACAGAAGCGGGCCAAGAGATCTGAGTCAGTGGTGGCAAGGGCAACTAGCCCAGTGGCACTTGGGGGCTCCCCACCCATAGTGATTGATAATAAAGACTGTAACGTGATCGAGATAGATGATACCCCCGATGACTCAGATGAGGATGTGATCCTGGTGGAGGAGTCTCAGGACCTTCCACTTTCATTCTCGGATTCTCCTCCCCCCAGATGCAGGGCCAGACCTCAGGATCAAGTGCTAATCATTGATTCCCCCAACAATTCCCAGCCTCCATCTCCTTGCACCAGTGGGGGTTCTGGGTATAAGAATGATGGTCCTGGGAATATGCGTAGAACCAGGAAACGAAAACACACAATTTGCTGTTCATATTGTGGTGAAGAGGGCCACtcaaaggaaagctgtgacaacgAGAGCAACAAGGCCCAGATGTTTGAAAATCTGATCATCACCCTGCAGGAGCTGGCACATAGCGAGGAGAGGTCAAGAGAGGCCCCTGTCGAACCCAGTGACCCTTTTGAGCTACAGTGA